TAATTGCCTTCTTGATCACGTTGATGGTCTTGGCGATCGATATTGCCCCAATCCTGGCTGGCGCAGGTATTATTGGTTTTGCCCTTTCCTTTGCCTCCCAGAATCTAATTCGTGATGCGATCAATGGCTTTTTTATCATTCTCGAAGATCAGTATGCGGTCGGTGATGTGATTGTGGTGGGTACTGTTGGTGGTTTTGTGGAGTATATGAATCTACGCATTACCCAGTTGCGGGATACTGAAGGCCGCTTGATTACAATTCCCAATAGCGAAATTAAAATTGTGGCGAATCATTCTAGCCATTGGTCGCAATCGGATATTTTTGTGCCGATCGCCTATGGATCTGATGTGGACAAGGCTTTGGCTGTGGTTGAGCAGGTGGCACTAGAGCTTGCCAATGATGATCACTGGGGTACATATATCTATGAGCAGCCAAATATCCTGGGTGTGGATGACTTCAAGGAGAAATGCTTACTAATTCGCCTTTGGATCAAAACCCAACCGCTGAAGCAGTGGGATGTGGCGCGGGAGTATCGCCGTCGGGTTAAAATTGCGCTGGAACAAGCGGGCATCCCGATCCCCATGTCACAGCAGGAAATCTGGTTTAACAATTCTAGTGATGTGATGGCTAATCTCAATCAGGCCAGTGGATATTTAGCAAAGCAGGGCGATCGCTATGGGGTCAAGCATAATTGAATCGATAACTGGCAAGATACTTTCCCCTAGCAATGAATGCTGAAATTTGTAGTAGGCAGTTACTAAAAAATTAGACATGTAAAATGTGGATAATATCCAGATCGTAGTATCAAACTGGCAAAGCGATCGCGCCATCATTGAACAGATCCGCCGTCAGGTTTTCCACCTGGAGCAAGGCGTTGCCACGGAACTAGACTTTGATGGCGAAGATGCAACGGCAACCCAACTTCTGGCTTTCTATGCAGGGCAGCCTGCTGCAACCACCAGAATCAGGTATTTAAGTCTTAACTTTGAGCATGAGTCTGAGCATGAACCGGAATCACAAATCGCCAAGATCGAGCGCCTTGCCGTATTAACCACATATCGTCGTAAAGGAATTGGCAGTAAACTAATGCAAGCAGCGATCGAGGTAATCAGCGATCGGGGCATTAAGCAGGTCAAGATCCACGCTCAAGCATATGTGGCTAAGATGTATCTGCAACTTGGTTTTGAACCCCAGGGCGAGGAATTTTATGAAGCGGGGATCGCCCATCTAGAAATGTATAAGTATCTGTAGAGCTTTGTGAGAGTGATTAAGAAACACTAGATCGAGGAATCATGCGCCTACCTCTGCCCCAATATGAATCGCGCGATCGCCAACCCAACCACATCGCCGAAGTGATCGAAACCTCGACCAACATGTATGTGGCGCAATGCTTGGAACCAGAGGATCTGAGGTTTCCGACTATGCCCGCGTTTGGCAGTTGGCTAAAAACCGGCGACACAGAGAGCCAACGAACAATTTATGGTGTGGTGTGTCATGGCACCACATTGCCGATCGATTCGGTGCATCGAGCCAGGGCGCTGGGCATGTCGATCGATGAGCTGCGGGAACAACAACCCCAAATTTTCGCCATGCTTAAAACCGAGATCAGAGTAGCCCTGGTCGGGTTTAGAAATGACGCTAATGCGATTGATGTAAAACAAAGCCGATCGGCAACTATATTTCAACATTTGCCCGCCCAACCGCCGCAAATTCACCAGGCTGTCTATGCCTGTAGTGCGAACGAGGTGGATGTCTTCACCGATGAGTTGTATTTTCTGCGCACAATAACCCAATTAGGCGGCGTGCCCGTAGATGAATTAGTGGCAGCGGTTTTGCGGCAAGTATATCGTTGTCGGGGCCTAGACCGCGATTGGCTGGTGCAAGCGGGGCGCTATCTGAGTATTTTGCTAAAAGATGACTACGATCGCC
The sequence above is a segment of the Pseudanabaena sp. PCC 7367 genome. Coding sequences within it:
- a CDS encoding GNAT family N-acetyltransferase, whose translation is MDNIQIVVSNWQSDRAIIEQIRRQVFHLEQGVATELDFDGEDATATQLLAFYAGQPAATTRIRYLSLNFEHESEHEPESQIAKIERLAVLTTYRRKGIGSKLMQAAIEVISDRGIKQVKIHAQAYVAKMYLQLGFEPQGEEFYEAGIAHLEMYKYL